The following are encoded in a window of Salinibacter ruber DSM 13855 genomic DNA:
- a CDS encoding AbrB/MazE/SpoVT family DNA-binding domain-containing protein encodes MPEETTIRRIGNSSGLTIPKDLLDRQHLEEGDQVHLVETEDGLLITPYDPDFEDAMEAYEGGARDYRNALRALSDQ; translated from the coding sequence ATGCCAGAAGAGACCACGATCCGTCGCATCGGAAACTCCTCGGGGCTCACCATTCCGAAGGATCTCCTGGACCGTCAGCACCTGGAAGAGGGCGACCAGGTTCATCTCGTCGAAACGGAGGACGGGCTCCTCATCACGCCCTACGATCCCGATTTTGAGGACGCGATGGAGGCCTACGAAGGGGGAGCCCGGGACTACCGAAATGCACTCCGTGCGCTCTCTGACCAGTAG
- a CDS encoding glycoside hydrolase family 18 protein → MTNARLDVGLRRHGIRFGTLLVLGLGLLAVGCSAPETSPEHTRIGYVHGTVDVSAEDARRLTHINYAFANVTEEGRVVLEQERDSLNLARLRDLKSANPDLKIVLSIGGWAWSDYFSDAARTDSSRARFARTAVDLLAKHDLDGLDLDWEYPGQPGQDNVYRPEDKENFTRLLRTVRRHLEKQGRADGHTGDERYLLTIAAGADADYLAHTNMAAAHTPLDYVNLMTYDFHGGWSDHTGHLANLYPPAAPDTLQRSAATAVNMFVKAGVPPQKLVLGVPFYGRGWSGAGARDDGLYQCYDTSRGSYSYDTLANHVATQPGFERQWDAVARASTLWAPDSSVLITHETPRSLRAKAHYVQSRGLGGVMYWEHSADDGTLLRTLHEHLP, encoded by the coding sequence ATGACGAATGCTAGGCTCGACGTAGGTTTGCGCCGACACGGAATCCGCTTCGGGACGCTTCTCGTCCTGGGCCTCGGACTGCTTGCCGTGGGGTGCAGCGCCCCAGAGACATCGCCCGAGCATACGCGCATCGGCTACGTGCACGGGACGGTCGATGTGTCTGCGGAGGACGCCCGTCGCCTCACCCACATCAACTACGCCTTCGCGAACGTCACGGAGGAGGGCCGCGTGGTGCTGGAGCAGGAGCGCGACTCGCTAAACCTCGCCCGGCTCCGGGACCTGAAGTCGGCGAATCCGGACCTCAAGATTGTGCTCTCGATCGGGGGCTGGGCGTGGTCCGACTACTTCTCCGATGCCGCCCGCACCGATTCCTCGCGGGCCCGCTTCGCCCGCACGGCGGTCGACCTATTGGCCAAACACGACCTCGATGGGCTCGACCTCGACTGGGAGTATCCCGGGCAGCCGGGACAGGACAACGTGTACCGCCCGGAGGACAAGGAAAACTTCACCCGACTGCTCCGGACCGTGCGTCGCCACCTCGAAAAGCAGGGACGGGCGGACGGGCACACCGGCGACGAGCGGTACCTGCTCACGATCGCCGCGGGGGCCGACGCCGACTATCTGGCGCACACCAACATGGCCGCCGCCCACACGCCGCTCGACTACGTCAACCTGATGACGTACGACTTTCACGGCGGCTGGTCGGACCACACCGGCCACCTCGCCAACCTCTACCCGCCCGCGGCGCCCGATACCCTGCAGCGCTCGGCCGCCACGGCGGTCAACATGTTCGTGAAGGCGGGCGTCCCCCCGCAGAAGCTCGTGCTCGGGGTGCCGTTCTACGGGCGCGGTTGGTCCGGCGCAGGGGCGCGGGACGACGGCCTGTACCAGTGCTACGACACGTCGCGGGGCAGCTACTCCTACGACACGCTCGCCAATCACGTGGCGACGCAACCCGGCTTCGAGCGGCAATGGGATGCCGTCGCACGGGCCTCGACCCTCTGGGCCCCAGACTCCTCGGTCCTGATCACCCACGAGACGCCCCGGTCGCTCCGGGCCAAGGCGCACTACGTCCAGTCCCGCGGCCTCGGGGGCGTCATGTACTGGGAGCACAGTGCCGATGACGGCACCCTCCTCCGCACGCTCCACGAACACCTTCCGTAG
- a CDS encoding DUF885 family protein produces MSLLVSSHGRTPARPSSAHTAFLAVGLLLMAGLVAPQASPAQPASPPAVDALLRSDSSAMIPVVERFAEDRAALRRRYDAAGPERWARMRTFYTRWRDELDAVRFDRLGVEGRIDHVLLQNEIQGALHRLDRTERRHAEMERYLPFASTITALYYRWRADPALDPRAAADTLAALRDTIEHVRERLSEQSIDAESERVVAYRAANAVKDLRGNLREWYEFYDGYHPKFTWWAETPYEAVQDDLETYAQFLRREIVGVEEGAADPLIGDPIGAEALRTDLRHAMIPYSPKELIALAEQELEWGRRQMRAAAQEMGHGDDWRAALKAVKTRHVEPGQQPTLARDLAEEAVSFLRERDLVTIPPMAEEVWRMQMLSPEMQRIAPYFLGGEVVRVAFPAQKMSHENKLMSIRGNNRHFSRAVVHHELIPGHHLQGFMTDRYNAHRDLFSTPFWGEGWALYWEMQLWDLDFPQSPEDRIGMLFWRNHRAARIIFSLRFHLGTMSGQEAVDFLVREVGHERANAEAEVRRSIIGTYPPLYQAAYMLGGLQFRALHEELVENGDLSNREFHDRILRGGRMPVELVRARLQQRRLPNDYAPQWRFAGAPQTE; encoded by the coding sequence GTGTCTCTTCTCGTTTCGTCCCACGGCCGGACGCCGGCCCGCCCCAGTAGCGCTCACACTGCCTTCCTGGCCGTCGGCCTGCTACTGATGGCGGGCCTAGTGGCCCCACAGGCCTCCCCGGCACAGCCCGCCTCGCCCCCGGCGGTAGACGCCCTTCTCCGGAGCGACTCCAGCGCGATGATTCCGGTCGTCGAGCGGTTCGCCGAGGACCGCGCGGCCCTTCGCCGCCGCTACGACGCCGCGGGGCCGGAGCGCTGGGCGCGGATGCGGACGTTTTACACCCGGTGGCGCGACGAGCTGGACGCCGTCCGCTTCGATCGGCTCGGCGTAGAGGGACGCATCGACCACGTGCTTCTCCAAAACGAGATCCAGGGGGCGCTGCACCGGCTGGACCGGACGGAGCGCCGCCACGCCGAGATGGAGCGATACCTGCCCTTCGCCTCCACGATCACGGCCCTCTACTACCGGTGGCGGGCAGACCCTGCCCTCGACCCGCGCGCCGCGGCCGACACGCTGGCCGCCCTCCGAGACACGATCGAACACGTCCGGGAGCGCCTCTCGGAGCAGAGCATCGACGCAGAATCGGAGCGTGTCGTCGCCTACCGGGCGGCCAACGCCGTCAAGGACCTCCGCGGTAATTTGCGGGAGTGGTATGAGTTTTACGACGGCTACCACCCTAAATTTACCTGGTGGGCCGAGACCCCGTACGAGGCCGTCCAGGACGACCTGGAGACATACGCACAGTTTCTCCGCCGGGAGATCGTAGGCGTCGAGGAGGGGGCGGCCGATCCCCTCATTGGGGACCCGATTGGGGCCGAGGCGCTCAGGACGGACCTCCGGCACGCCATGATTCCGTACTCGCCGAAGGAGCTGATTGCCCTGGCCGAGCAGGAGCTCGAATGGGGCCGGCGGCAGATGCGGGCGGCGGCCCAGGAGATGGGCCACGGGGACGACTGGCGCGCCGCCCTGAAAGCGGTGAAGACCCGTCACGTGGAGCCGGGCCAACAGCCGACGCTCGCACGGGACCTGGCCGAGGAGGCCGTGTCCTTTCTCCGGGAGCGAGATCTGGTAACGATTCCCCCGATGGCCGAGGAGGTCTGGCGCATGCAGATGCTCTCCCCAGAGATGCAACGCATCGCGCCGTACTTTCTGGGGGGCGAGGTCGTCCGGGTGGCCTTTCCGGCTCAGAAGATGTCCCACGAGAACAAGCTGATGAGCATTCGGGGCAACAACCGGCACTTTTCCCGGGCGGTCGTCCACCACGAGCTCATTCCGGGGCACCACCTCCAGGGCTTCATGACGGACCGGTACAACGCCCACCGTGACCTGTTCTCCACGCCGTTCTGGGGCGAGGGGTGGGCTCTCTACTGGGAGATGCAGCTCTGGGACCTCGACTTTCCCCAATCGCCGGAGGACCGGATTGGAATGCTGTTTTGGCGCAACCACCGGGCGGCGCGCATCATCTTTTCCCTCCGCTTTCACCTGGGGACGATGTCGGGGCAGGAGGCCGTGGACTTTCTGGTGCGGGAGGTCGGGCACGAGCGGGCCAACGCGGAGGCGGAGGTGCGGCGCTCCATCATCGGCACGTATCCCCCTCTGTACCAGGCCGCCTACATGCTCGGCGGCCTCCAATTCCGGGCACTCCACGAGGAGCTCGTCGAGAACGGCGACCTGTCCAACCGCGAATTTCACGACCGGATTCTGCGGGGCGGGCGCATGCCGGTCGAGCTGGTGCGCGCCCGGCTCCAGCAACGGCGTCTCCCGAACGACTACGCGCCGCAGTGGCGGTTCGCCGGGGCTCCGCAGACGGAGTAG
- a CDS encoding TlpA family protein disulfide reductase, producing the protein MPDSDRDRSPWHIVWTYVRAYWHWPVLLVMGIYVYQQYMPSIELAAEGRPAPTVAAETLEGDRFRLEDHRGAVVVVNVWATWCPPCRVEMPGFVDLQREFEDAGVQFVGIAVDRGGAEAVRPFVEEKGVNFPQIVDPGLAARHFPGEAVPRTYLIDKQGRIRYEHSGVILKWALDDALERLVDESMRSDLKQSRLRR; encoded by the coding sequence ATGCCGGATTCCGATCGCGACCGCTCCCCGTGGCACATCGTCTGGACCTACGTCAGGGCCTACTGGCACTGGCCCGTGCTCCTGGTGATGGGGATCTACGTCTATCAGCAGTACATGCCGAGCATTGAGCTGGCCGCGGAGGGACGCCCGGCCCCGACGGTGGCGGCCGAGACGCTGGAGGGCGATCGCTTTCGGCTTGAGGACCACCGCGGGGCGGTCGTGGTGGTGAACGTGTGGGCCACCTGGTGCCCGCCGTGCCGCGTGGAGATGCCCGGCTTCGTGGACCTGCAGCGCGAGTTTGAGGACGCGGGCGTGCAGTTCGTCGGGATTGCGGTGGACCGGGGCGGGGCGGAGGCGGTGCGCCCCTTCGTGGAGGAAAAGGGCGTCAACTTCCCACAGATCGTCGATCCCGGACTGGCCGCCCGTCACTTTCCCGGCGAGGCGGTGCCGCGCACCTACCTGATCGACAAGCAGGGCCGCATCCGGTACGAGCACAGCGGCGTGATCCTCAAATGGGCGCTCGACGACGCGCTGGAGAGGCTGGTGGACGAGTCAATGCGATCAGACCTCAAGCAGTCTCGATTGCGACGGTAG
- a CDS encoding family 10 glycosylhydrolase — protein sequence MPERRTFLKALGAGALGAAATGFSTPPARAPSASTNASDPSPPDSAPTNWVWMTPELDVSGEEWRRRFERLRAHNIDAILPQVYTNSAAYYGSDFLPVEGEWLETILPPAKEVGLEVHGWMVSMPCTIPKIVNQHKEWFVVNRNGESAVDNPAYVDYYKFTCPNRPGVQDFIERRVEEITSIDGLDGIHFDYIRFPDVVIAEALQPKYGIVQHEEQAPYDYCYCDVCRSKFERDHGADPYDLEDPTTSTAWRLFRYESITNLVNDRLIPIARENGKAVSAATFPNWEAVRQRWHHWDLDYVHPMLYHNFYHAGANWVRDETRAGIERLRGQGRSTRLYSGLNVGAVAPGGLERLIEKAHEGDASGITLFAAGSMNDALWTAFAEATSKA from the coding sequence ATGCCAGAGCGACGCACATTTCTGAAGGCACTGGGGGCGGGTGCCCTTGGCGCAGCCGCCACAGGATTTTCGACCCCGCCTGCCCGTGCCCCCTCCGCCTCGACGAATGCGAGCGACCCGTCGCCGCCCGACTCGGCCCCGACGAACTGGGTGTGGATGACCCCGGAGCTCGACGTCTCAGGCGAGGAGTGGAGGCGACGCTTCGAGCGCCTGCGGGCGCACAACATCGACGCGATCCTGCCGCAGGTGTACACCAACAGTGCGGCCTACTACGGGAGCGACTTTCTCCCGGTCGAGGGCGAGTGGCTCGAAACCATTCTCCCCCCGGCGAAGGAGGTGGGCCTGGAGGTACACGGATGGATGGTATCGATGCCCTGCACCATCCCCAAGATCGTCAACCAGCACAAGGAGTGGTTCGTGGTGAACCGGAACGGAGAGTCGGCGGTCGACAATCCGGCGTACGTCGACTACTACAAGTTCACGTGTCCCAATCGCCCCGGGGTCCAAGACTTCATCGAGCGGCGTGTTGAGGAGATCACCTCCATCGACGGGCTGGACGGCATCCACTTCGACTACATTCGCTTTCCCGACGTCGTTATCGCCGAGGCCCTTCAGCCGAAGTACGGCATCGTCCAGCACGAAGAGCAGGCCCCGTACGACTACTGCTACTGCGACGTCTGCCGGTCGAAGTTTGAGCGGGACCACGGGGCTGATCCCTACGACCTCGAGGACCCGACCACGAGTACGGCCTGGCGCCTCTTCCGGTACGAGAGCATCACGAATCTGGTGAACGACCGCCTCATCCCCATCGCCCGCGAGAATGGCAAGGCAGTCTCGGCGGCCACCTTTCCGAACTGGGAGGCCGTGCGCCAGCGGTGGCACCACTGGGACCTCGATTACGTCCACCCCATGCTGTACCACAACTTTTACCACGCCGGGGCGAACTGGGTGCGCGACGAGACGCGGGCCGGCATCGAGCGGCTGCGGGGACAGGGCCGGTCCACCCGCCTGTACAGCGGCCTCAACGTGGGGGCGGTGGCGCCGGGCGGCTTGGAACGGCTCATCGAGAAAGCGCACGAGGGCGACGCCAGCGGCATCACCCTCTTCGCGGCCGGCAGCATGAACGATGCGCTGTGGACCGCCTTCGCGGAGGCGACCTCGAAGGCGTAA
- a CDS encoding FG-GAP repeat protein, translated as MLRPRLLLCLGLLLGLGPLEGHAQIEALPRPDTLQSASFGVSVAIDDSIAVVGASGASVCGDNAGAVFVYERQPGPLVTSWALAARLVPTPCRADAFFGADVALSGARVLVSASSENFVGEGENAAYVFERSADSTWQQTARLTGAPDRREGLFAAGVALDGDRAAVSTSGNPNRNDPERAYGGAVYVFEHDPDTNTWARTARLQSDDRSASGLIGGDVALDGPYLAVAASTFFEREPGSAYVFRHDPSTDRWREDAHLKDIDAFFISLDLHGATLLVGEGRARDDGSGAATVYTRGDTSWQQATTLRPSIPYESGSFGATVALHDGRALITGYDEQLGNEINIDRVVYVFRRRPEGGWRERTVLDIGSVDFGASLALNGAVTLVGTVAEDESGTAHIARIP; from the coding sequence ATGCTCCGCCCCCGCCTCCTCCTGTGTCTCGGTCTCCTCCTCGGGCTCGGTCCGCTGGAGGGACACGCCCAAATCGAGGCCCTGCCCCGCCCCGACACGCTGCAGTCCGCCTCCTTCGGCGTGTCCGTCGCCATCGACGACTCGATTGCCGTCGTCGGCGCCAGCGGGGCGTCGGTGTGCGGCGACAACGCCGGGGCCGTGTTCGTCTACGAGCGGCAGCCGGGCCCCCTCGTCACCTCGTGGGCCCTTGCGGCCCGCCTCGTCCCGACGCCCTGTCGCGCAGACGCCTTCTTCGGGGCCGACGTGGCCCTCAGCGGCGCGCGGGTCCTGGTGAGCGCCTCCAGCGAGAACTTCGTCGGGGAGGGCGAAAACGCGGCGTACGTGTTTGAGCGCTCGGCGGACAGCACCTGGCAGCAGACGGCCCGCCTCACCGGGGCCCCGGACCGGCGCGAGGGGCTCTTCGCGGCGGGCGTGGCGCTCGACGGCGACCGGGCGGCCGTGAGCACCTCCGGCAACCCCAACCGGAACGACCCCGAACGGGCGTACGGCGGGGCCGTCTACGTCTTCGAACACGACCCCGACACCAATACCTGGGCCCGGACGGCACGGCTCCAGTCCGATGATCGTTCGGCCTCGGGACTCATCGGGGGCGATGTGGCCCTCGACGGACCGTATCTGGCCGTGGCGGCCTCCACCTTTTTTGAGCGCGAGCCGGGCTCCGCCTACGTCTTCCGACACGACCCGTCGACCGATCGCTGGCGCGAGGACGCCCACCTGAAAGACATCGACGCCTTCTTCATCTCCCTCGACCTGCACGGCGCTACGCTGCTCGTGGGGGAGGGCCGGGCCCGCGACGACGGCTCCGGCGCCGCCACCGTCTACACCCGCGGCGACACGTCCTGGCAACAAGCGACCACCCTCCGCCCCTCCATCCCCTACGAATCCGGCTCGTTCGGGGCCACCGTGGCCCTTCACGACGGGCGGGCGCTCATCACCGGATACGATGAGCAGCTCGGCAACGAGATCAACATCGACCGCGTGGTCTACGTCTTTCGCCGGCGGCCCGAGGGGGGATGGCGCGAGCGCACGGTCCTCGACATCGGGTCCGTCGACTTCGGCGCATCCCTCGCCCTGAACGGGGCGGTCACCCTCGTGGGCACCGTCGCCGAGGACGAGTCGGGCACCGCCCACATCGCCCGGATTCCGTAG
- a CDS encoding peroxiredoxin family protein — MLSFSFPNWVGSFAAGLLVVGGLVALVMAEQPASPAQTTGGDTAQDAPDFSLNTLDGGTFRLDDQRGDVVVLNFWATWCPPCRREIPDFVSLQNDLGDRGLQFVGVALERSAGPEEVRAFADKMNINYPIGLGDGSIAEKYGGVRGLPVTFVIGPEGTIRKHIPGMTTEDRIRPLLEALLRERS, encoded by the coding sequence ATGCTATCTTTTTCTTTTCCCAACTGGGTGGGCTCGTTCGCAGCGGGGCTGCTCGTCGTCGGGGGGCTCGTGGCCCTCGTGATGGCCGAACAGCCCGCCTCGCCTGCCCAAACGACGGGGGGCGACACCGCACAGGACGCCCCCGATTTCTCGCTGAACACCCTGGACGGTGGGACCTTTCGCCTCGACGACCAGCGCGGCGACGTGGTGGTGCTCAACTTCTGGGCGACCTGGTGCCCGCCGTGCCGGCGCGAAATTCCGGACTTCGTGTCGCTGCAGAACGACCTCGGCGACCGGGGCCTCCAGTTCGTGGGCGTGGCCCTCGAACGGAGCGCCGGCCCCGAAGAGGTACGGGCCTTCGCCGACAAGATGAACATCAACTACCCGATTGGGCTGGGTGACGGCTCCATCGCGGAGAAGTACGGCGGGGTGCGGGGCCTGCCCGTGACGTTCGTGATCGGGCCCGAGGGAACGATCCGCAAGCACATTCCGGGCATGACCACCGAGGACCGGATCCGTCCCTTGCTGGAGGCCCTCCTGCGGGAACGGTCGTAG
- a CDS encoding outer membrane beta-barrel protein, whose product MKRFAPLVTVALILAVAFPLTAQAQMESSSGFEIGPRVTIDVGDIEEFALGGDVRYDLSQNVEAPVQLSGAFDFYFADDQGGTDVSIYTIDLNAHYIFPTEETFSPYAGGGIGITASEAGGVSSTDTGLNLVGGVEFDTGTLQPFVQGQITIGDLDRLGITGGLLFAL is encoded by the coding sequence ATGAAACGCTTTGCACCCCTCGTTACTGTCGCCCTCATCCTTGCCGTCGCATTTCCGCTGACCGCGCAGGCGCAGATGGAGTCGAGTTCGGGCTTTGAGATTGGCCCTCGCGTCACCATCGACGTTGGTGACATTGAAGAATTCGCCCTTGGGGGGGATGTCCGGTACGATCTTTCCCAAAACGTGGAGGCGCCGGTGCAGTTGTCCGGAGCCTTTGACTTTTACTTTGCCGACGACCAAGGAGGAACGGACGTATCAATCTACACGATTGACCTGAATGCACACTATATTTTCCCTACCGAAGAGACATTTTCTCCGTATGCCGGGGGCGGAATCGGCATAACGGCCTCAGAGGCGGGGGGCGTCTCCAGTACCGACACGGGACTCAACCTCGTCGGTGGTGTTGAGTTTGACACCGGCACGCTCCAGCCCTTCGTCCAGGGACAGATCACGATTGGGGATCTCGATCGCCTTGGAATCACCGGCGGGCTGCTCTTCGCCCTGTAG
- a CDS encoding type II toxin-antitoxin system death-on-curing family toxin, with amino-acid sequence MNPAGSPEKVAAIHDDPLKQHGGLPGARDEGAVESALARPKHLQTYGDDPSVHRLAAACGVGLARNHSYRGGNKRTAFMAMYVFLRLNGPRIDVEEMAVVDLMRSVAQSDGGEEKLVVWLEMHAT; translated from the coding sequence ATGAACCCCGCTGGCTCACCCGAAAAAGTCGCCGCAATTCACGACGATCCGTTGAAGCAGCACGGCGGCCTGCCCGGTGCTCGCGATGAGGGTGCGGTTGAGTCGGCACTGGCCCGCCCAAAGCATCTCCAGACCTACGGCGACGATCCGAGCGTGCACCGGCTTGCCGCCGCGTGCGGCGTGGGGCTGGCCCGCAATCACAGCTACCGCGGCGGCAATAAGCGCACGGCCTTCATGGCGATGTACGTGTTTTTGCGGCTTAACGGACCCCGGATTGACGTTGAGGAGATGGCCGTCGTGGACCTGATGAGGTCGGTTGCTCAGAGTGACGGTGGCGAGGAGAAGCTTGTCGTATGGCTTGAAATGCACGCGACCTGA
- a CDS encoding methyltransferase domain-containing protein, with protein sequence MPSPSLVTSLRSSDRTPLLFTVNMGLEDVVVDEFRERAAAAGLNVTNTDDAPFGLQSYALVEVDAAPDDALDVARRMRSVHHVLAPLYTFTLPADGEDALQTIHDTVTTLDVEAMETADTFRASSVRQGEHDFTSVDVQTRAGGALDARYDASVDLEDYDVEVRVDVRDDQCLVSVQHTREALSRRQLEGYQPRAALKANVAYALLRLAHLDAPPNTLLDPFCGSSTILLEAADLWADTQCYGSDWNEEAVSGARTNVDLAGLSDRIAIRKGDVWHLDETFADVTADLIVTNPPFGVRMASSMDFYPFYRRVLGQMGAVLRPGGLVVMLVLRQGPFNTVLDESEQFASRHVRAIEIGGLYPYVFVLERL encoded by the coding sequence ATGCCGTCGCCCTCGCTGGTCACCTCGCTCCGTTCGTCGGACCGTACGCCGCTCCTGTTCACCGTCAACATGGGACTGGAGGACGTGGTCGTGGACGAGTTTCGGGAGCGGGCGGCGGCTGCGGGCCTCAACGTGACCAACACCGACGACGCCCCCTTCGGCCTGCAGAGCTACGCCCTCGTGGAGGTCGACGCGGCCCCCGACGACGCCCTCGACGTGGCCCGCCGGATGCGCTCGGTGCACCATGTGCTGGCGCCCCTCTACACGTTCACGCTCCCTGCGGACGGAGAGGACGCCCTCCAGACGATCCACGATACGGTGACGACGCTCGACGTGGAGGCGATGGAGACCGCGGACACCTTCCGCGCCTCGTCGGTACGACAGGGCGAGCACGACTTCACGAGCGTCGACGTGCAGACGCGGGCCGGCGGGGCCCTCGACGCCCGCTACGACGCGTCCGTCGACCTGGAGGACTACGACGTGGAGGTGCGGGTGGACGTGCGCGACGACCAGTGCCTCGTGAGCGTACAGCACACCCGCGAAGCCCTGAGCCGCCGGCAGCTGGAGGGCTATCAGCCCCGGGCCGCCCTCAAGGCGAACGTGGCCTACGCCCTCCTCCGCCTCGCCCACCTCGACGCCCCCCCAAACACGCTGCTCGACCCCTTCTGCGGCTCCAGCACCATCCTGCTGGAGGCCGCCGACCTGTGGGCCGACACGCAGTGTTACGGCAGCGACTGGAACGAGGAGGCCGTGTCGGGCGCCCGCACGAACGTCGACCTGGCGGGCCTGAGCGACCGCATTGCGATTCGGAAGGGCGACGTATGGCACCTCGACGAGACGTTCGCGGACGTGACGGCCGACCTGATCGTCACCAATCCCCCCTTCGGCGTGCGCATGGCCAGCAGCATGGACTTCTATCCCTTCTACCGGCGCGTCCTGGGACAGATGGGGGCGGTCCTGCGGCCCGGCGGCCTCGTGGTGATGCTGGTGCTGCGGCAGGGCCCCTTCAATACGGTCCTCGACGAGTCCGAGCAGTTCGCGAGTCGTCACGTGCGGGCCATCGAGATCGGGGGGCTGTATCCGTACGTCTTCGTGCTCGAACGCCTGTAG
- a CDS encoding amidohydrolase family protein — MRRFWILFLLAGLFPLGPAAAQPTALVGPTALNPADSTVIEDATVLWEGGRIAAVGPSSEVAVPPGATVHEMPDKYVMPGLVDGHVHFFQSGGLYTRPDVIDLRAERPYAEELRRIKERLPDTFRRYLRSGVTSVVDVGGPMWNLDVRARADTAAMAPTVVTAGPLLSSVARPSLDEGDPPILQITTPEAAREEVRDQIMAGVDLIKIWYIVGGDETPADYRPVVEATIDEAHNAGTRVAVHATALETARAAVEAGADILVHSVSDQPVDDAFVQLLRENDVLYTPTLVVGERYGETFAQQLDLTLAEHRIGQKDVINSLTDLRTLPDSLVPTGLRRRIRQAPTVPSDTTAMRNLKRLYEAGIDVVAGTDAGNIGTPHGPALFREFELMRTAGLTPREILATATAGGARLMGRDDLGRIEDGMMADLVVLNRDPFADIKHVTSIHRVVKEGRIYAPDRLVPRTPAEVVFQLHNAYNTHDPDAFLDALADDVKVYRPPNTLVMEGRDTLATQYRPLLEGATNLHSEFHYHTTVGPTFTAHETIRNLPGRETPLSQVLLYRVTDGAIDRAWLVQEE, encoded by the coding sequence ATGCGCCGATTCTGGATTCTCTTCCTTCTCGCCGGTCTTTTCCCGTTGGGGCCCGCTGCGGCCCAGCCCACCGCCCTGGTCGGCCCTACGGCCCTCAACCCGGCCGACTCCACGGTGATTGAGGACGCGACGGTCCTGTGGGAGGGCGGCCGCATCGCCGCGGTGGGGCCGTCGAGCGAGGTGGCGGTGCCCCCCGGGGCGACCGTGCACGAGATGCCCGACAAGTACGTGATGCCGGGTCTCGTCGACGGCCATGTCCACTTCTTCCAGAGCGGCGGGCTCTACACGCGCCCCGACGTGATCGACCTGCGCGCCGAACGCCCCTACGCCGAAGAGCTGCGCCGCATCAAGGAGCGGCTCCCGGACACCTTCCGGCGGTACCTGCGCAGTGGGGTGACGAGCGTAGTGGACGTGGGCGGGCCGATGTGGAACCTCGACGTGCGGGCCCGCGCCGACACCGCGGCCATGGCCCCGACGGTCGTGACGGCGGGCCCGCTCCTCTCCAGCGTGGCGCGTCCGTCGCTCGACGAGGGCGATCCGCCCATCCTGCAGATCACGACGCCGGAGGCGGCCCGGGAAGAGGTCCGCGACCAAATTATGGCCGGGGTGGACCTCATCAAGATCTGGTACATCGTGGGCGGGGACGAGACCCCGGCCGACTACCGTCCGGTCGTCGAGGCGACCATCGACGAGGCCCACAACGCGGGCACCCGGGTGGCCGTCCACGCCACCGCGCTGGAGACCGCCCGGGCGGCCGTTGAGGCCGGGGCGGACATCCTCGTGCACAGCGTGTCCGACCAGCCGGTCGACGACGCCTTCGTGCAGCTCCTTCGGGAGAACGACGTGCTCTACACGCCGACGCTCGTGGTGGGTGAGCGCTACGGCGAAACGTTTGCCCAGCAGCTCGACCTGACGCTTGCCGAGCATCGCATCGGGCAGAAGGACGTAATCAACTCCCTCACCGACCTGCGCACGCTTCCGGATTCGCTCGTCCCGACCGGCCTCCGCCGGCGCATCCGGCAGGCCCCGACGGTGCCGTCCGACACCACGGCCATGCGCAACCTGAAGCGGCTCTACGAGGCCGGCATCGACGTCGTGGCCGGCACCGACGCGGGCAATATCGGGACGCCGCACGGGCCGGCCCTCTTTCGCGAGTTTGAGCTCATGCGCACGGCTGGCCTCACGCCCCGCGAGATTCTGGCAACGGCGACGGCGGGCGGCGCCCGGCTCATGGGGCGTGACGACCTCGGGCGGATTGAGGACGGAATGATGGCGGACCTCGTGGTGCTCAACCGCGACCCCTTCGCGGACATCAAACACGTCACGTCCATCCACCGGGTCGTGAAGGAGGGACGCATCTACGCCCCCGACAGGCTCGTGCCGCGGACGCCGGCAGAGGTGGTGTTCCAGTTGCACAATGCGTACAACACCCACGACCCGGACGCCTTTCTCGACGCCCTCGCCGACGACGTGAAGGTGTACCGCCCCCCCAACACGCTCGTGATGGAGGGGCGCGACACCCTCGCGACGCAGTACCGGCCTCTCCTTGAGGGGGCGACCAACCTACACTCCGAGTTTCACTACCACACGACCGTGGGCCCCACCTTCACTGCCCATGAGACCATCCGAAACCTGCCCGGCCGCGAGACGCCCCTGTCTCAGGTGCTGCTGTACCGCGTGACCGACGGGGCGATCGACCGGGCCTGGCTCGTGCAGGAGGAATAG